A region from the Lolium perenne isolate Kyuss_39 chromosome 4, Kyuss_2.0, whole genome shotgun sequence genome encodes:
- the LOC127292925 gene encoding auxin-responsive protein IAA13, translated as MAGADVDVGTELRLGLPGGGAEAAKTTKRGYEDTIDLKLTLPTGGSMKEDANSKPEQAAEKAKSDPEKPPAPKAQAVGWPPVRSYRRNAMTVQSVKIKKEEETEKQQPVAAAATAGGNGSAFVKVSMDGAPYLRKVDLKMYNTYKDLSIALQKMFSTFTATGNEGKMVEAVNGSDVVTTYEDKDGDWMLVGDVPWEMFVASCKRLRIMKSSEAIGLAPRAKDKYKTKS; from the exons ATGGCTGGCGCCGACGTCGACGTCGGAACGGAGCTCCGGCTCGGGCTGCCAGGAGGCGGCGCCGAGGCGGCCAAGACCACGAAGAGGGGCTATGAGGACACCATTGACTTGAAGCTGACGCTCCCCACCGGCGGCAGCATGAAGGAAGACGCCAACAGCAAGCCGGAACAAGCCGCGGAGAAGGCCAAGAGCGACCCCGAGAAGCCACCTGCTCCCAA GGCACAAGCTGTGGGTTGGCCACCAGTCCGATCCTACCGCAGGAACGCCATGACCGTGCAGTCTgtgaagatcaagaaggaagaggaaACCGAGAAGCAGCAgcctgttgctgctgctgctactgctgGTGGCAACGGCTCTGCCTTTGTGAAGGTGAGCATGGACGGCGCGCCCTACCTGCGCAAGGTGGATCTGAAGATGTACAACACCTACAAGGACCTCTCCATTGCTCTGCAGAAGATGTTCAGCACCTTCACTGCAACTG GGAATGAGGGGAAGATGGTTGAGGCAGTGAATGGTTCAGATGTTGTTACTACTTACGAAGACAAGGATGGCGACTGGATGCTTGTTGGAGATGTCCCGTGGGA GATGTTTGTGGCTTCATGCAAACGATTGAGGATCATGAAGAGTTCCGAAGCCATCGGTCTTG CACCAAGGGCCAAGGACAAGTACAAGACCAAGAGCTAA